The sequence GCATATAGAACTGTTTGATCAACAATTCACCTGATAGAGAAAAAAATGCACTCATTTACAAAAAAGAGCACATATTTTTTTGCGACAGCCCTCGCTGTCGCTATTGCAACCAGCCCAGTTACCGCTGCGGCAGCTGAACCCCTTGTTTTGAACAGCGCAGCCGTCAATGCTAATCCTGATGTGCTTGCAGAAGCACCGGCACTGCAGGCCTGGCACGAAAAGATGAAGAAAGCGGGTCCGCCTGCAGCTGGCTGCTTTCATGCATCCTACCCTAGCGCCAATTGGGAGAAGGTCACTTGCGGACCGCGGCCGACCTATCGCTCCAGCCGGCCGGTTCTGCCTTCAGCTGTCGCCCGTTCCTTGAGCAGGGAAGAGGTAAAACCACAGACCGTTGGCAATGGCACCGATTATGCCGCTCAGGCAGCGGGAATCATTCAATCTGCGACGGGCAGCTTTCCAGTGGTAAGCGGCGTGAAATCTGAAAAAGGAGTCAATGTACTGTTCGGCGGCTCGATGTCCAATGGAACCATCGGGGCGAATCAATATACCTTGCAGCTCAATACGGATATCAACGCCTCAACGACTGCATGCGCAAAACTTGGCTACGGCTCTTGCAACGTTTGGGAACAGTATCTCTACTCGACGGATGCCTATACGGATGGAACTCACCCTATGGCCTTCATACAAAGCTGGGTGTTCCCTTCGCAGGCCGACTACGACAGCGCCGGCTGTCCAGCCTCCGCCGGCTGGGATGACGCCACGGACAGCAGTGGCCCCGCATGCGTTCATAACAGCAACGGCGTCAGCACCCCTCAATTCGCCATCTCTCAGCTAGCCAATATGAAACTGGCCGGCTCCGCATCGTCGAGTGGCAACGATGTGGTCACGCTGACCGTTGGCAAGGATGTCTATGCGGATAAAGTTTCTGACAGCACGGTGTTTGCCGCAATCTGGTGGAAGCAAGCGGAATTCACTCTGGTGGGCAACGGCGGCGGATCCCAGGCATCCTTCAACAAAGGTTCCTCCGTCAGCGTGAAACTCGCCATCAACGATGGCGGCACCCATGCACCAACCTGTCTTGGCCCCGCCGGACATGGCTCCACAGGAGAGACCAACAACCTGACCTTGGGAAAATGTACCGCCAGCGCTGGAACGGCTGCAGCGAGTCCCTACATTCAATTTACTGCTAGTAACTGAGGCAGGCTGAAAAAAGAGGTGACCAACGCTCATTAATGGGCGTTGGGAAATTGCTGCTTACAATTTGCGACGGTTGGGCTACTCATAGGCCTGCCAATCAATGCTGAACCATAAAGCAAAAAAGCCCGCATTTACGCGGGCTTTCAGGCACTTTCTACTTTTGAGTCCTGGCGAGCGCCTGACCTCAGATCACTCCCACTCAATTATCAATTATCAATTAATAGAAAATACCCAATTTTTAATTGACTCTACCTGTTACACCACCATCAAATACCATATTGAAAATATCGGTAGCGAATGTGGCAAACATAACCGATCTATTGCGGTGATTGCAGGGGCAGGATTTGTACGTTAGGCCACGAGGTATTTACGCCTTGTCCGTCAAATATCGCATTTCGTCGCAGTGATATTGACCGTTTCTTGTCAAAAAAGAGATGCTGGCATCCTTCACAATGCTAAAGGAATTTAAATGTGCGCATTGCTCCTGACAATATTCATACTGTTTGTTGCACCGGCCACTAATGCTTCGAGCGAACAGGAGTCGCTTCACGCAGGAATCATTCGCTTCACCATTCCAGCCAGCCAGTCCGTCGAAACCTTAGTCTGGTATCCCACCCAAGATGAGGAAATTCCGTGGCAAGTAGGTCCATTTCAGATTCAAGCAAGTCGGAATGCGACCATAGCCTCAGGCAGGTTCCCGGTGATTTTAATGTCGCACGGCGGCGGCATAACTGGGGGCAGTCCGTTCGTGCTTGGTGAATTATCGGCATATCTTGCTCGACAGGGTTATATAGTTATTGCACCTGCTCACGGTAAAACTCGCCTGCTCGACAGACCACTTCAAGTTAAATTGGCGTTCGATGCAGTAGCATCTGATTCTCGGTTCAATTCGCATATCGATACCACGCGGTTGGGTATGCTCGGATTCTCTCTAGGGGGCGCAGTCACACTTGAAACTGCAGGTGCATTTCCCAACATGGCTCATGTTGATTCATATTGCGACACGCACTCTGGCGATGTCATGTCCTGTCAAGACGCGCCTGGTGGAAACGAAGGCGCCTCAAAGCAAAATCTGAGGGTTGAAAAAACAGCATTGCCATCTAGACTTAGCCTGAAAGCAATCGTACTTCTTGACCCGTTTGCAATCCCCTTTCAGCATGAAGAGCTTACATCTGTGACGATGCCCGTTCTCATCTTTCACCCCGAGAAAAGCGCGCTTCCCGCTGAAGCTAATGCATTAGGTCTTTCTACTGCATTACCTCAACCACCACAATATCAAACCGTACCAGGTGGCCATTTCATCTTT comes from Collimonas pratensis and encodes:
- a CDS encoding alpha/beta hydrolase family protein, which codes for MCALLLTIFILFVAPATNASSEQESLHAGIIRFTIPASQSVETLVWYPTQDEEIPWQVGPFQIQASRNATIASGRFPVILMSHGGGITGGSPFVLGELSAYLARQGYIVIAPAHGKTRLLDRPLQVKLAFDAVASDSRFNSHIDTTRLGMLGFSLGGAVTLETAGAFPNMAHVDSYCDTHSGDVMSCQDAPGGNEGASKQNLRVEKTALPSRLSLKAIVLLDPFAIPFQHEELTSVTMPVLIFHPEKSALPAEANALGLSTALPQPPQYQTVPGGHFIFTDVCTDSLRSSAPEICQDPPGVDRAAIHLHIESTIARFFHTYL